CGATgcaatagaaattttaatatttttttattaattttgttattaataatttatagaaatatttaaaaactccTGCTCGATAATTTTGTGTaggattaattattattttgtataggaaaatttcaagatattatttttttaaatattaatattttaaataattttaagtgttgttaatttgttaataatttttgaacaacgagtttttttaatgaaacgcACAAACCTGTTGGTAACTTGGCAGTATTAAACTACAGACATATTGACTGACCAATCTTttcttttctgaaattttttatagaattttttttaaatgttaccgTACTTAAAAGCTTGAACTAAATAAGATTTTGAATGTTCTGCACATGCAAATGCAGaacaaaatatagaaattatttcgATTCGTATTCAGAGATTTTACCAATTTTAGctttttaataacaaagtttTTGTTAATTGAACATTCcacaagaaattaaaataaggagttgaatattattagttaattctcgagtatttatcaaaatttatttgaccACTTTAAAAAGTggctaatatattattaaaaaagtttttaatatgcaGGTGTAGCCAAAGTTTCTAAGAAACTGGAGTTATTTTTAAATCCTTCCGATTACATGTTTAACAAACAAACGCACAAACAAAGAgctcaagaaaaaaatttttgaaaattattcataccttaaaaaaaaaattttcgataattagTCTTATATTAgtacttcaattttaaaaactacgCTTGGGTGTacgaacaattttttgtattttaaaatttcctccattatttataccatgtatggattttttaaagaatttaaaagcGCGCATAGAAAATCTTTAGTCATCTATTAGCTAATAACATCATATGTATCATGATAGCCATAAGTAGCTGGCCTCTGGCCTTTACATAATTTCTCGGTAAAAATACTAAAGgtctttaaaaatgtttctatccAACTTAGTTCCATTGCTGgcaaatttcagaaattttttgacattaaatgaaaaatcctaacattttttaagatgTAATAACCAGTTTTAAAACTCCGGAACTTTGCAACAATAAACGTCAAGCAGCCTATTGACGCGGCATATTTTACTGGATAAACTCAAGTGTACTTCAAATGTGatgacaaatttaaattaaagtaattctTATAAATGCGTTTGCCCAATTCAATAAGTTTTAATTTCGtgggtttttattttctaacacATATTTATCATGACTGTCATGGTCGCCACGTTATCCTAATCCAAAATTTATACCATAACTTCATTCCATTCTCTGaatacagaatttaaaaaaaaaataaagtaaatatctttgaacaatgaattatttatttaattttgtgcatttattttatttttgatacttccaaatacattatttaattaagtcAAATATTAGTATTAAAGTAATTGAGAGgaccaaaatttttacataaaaataataaacgcaCAAAACTGCTGCCtttgaatgtaaaatttaaaaaaaaaattacacgaaaatagaattttctgtaaaacataaaataatatttttaagaattgaaaCTCGCACAAATTctttatacaaaagaaaaaaatgttattgtgataaaatgtatgaatttaaaaatataaaattgtttttgctcTTGAAaagaatgttatttatttatttcgatcTTTGTTTCGCTTGTTAtatgaattgattttgttttgtaagatttcgaaaatgttaatttttattagaattatttttatgtttgtttttttggatcaataaattttttttattttttaaatataaagtattattttgtCTCTCTCTATCTCTCTATGCATGTGCTTAATAGAGTAGAAGATAGTTTAAGAAGAAAAGTAGGAAATTTTGATtcgtaaaatttgtatatttgtataagAGTTGATGAATACTTAAGGttgataagttttaaaaaaaaaagttaatttgtcGTTCTGCAAATCCATACATAAGTTAAGGCAAGGTCCCTAGATTTATATTAAGGGTCATGTCAATAGATTTTTTGTATTCTGATCAAATATATTTCTAGCTAGTTCCAAATCAGATCTTTTTGGTTttaggaattaaaaaataatattttgtgtagcTAGAAATTTAACGATCTGATTATCTAGTCTACATTAAAGCCTAAGTATAAGCCATCTATTTAGCTCCTTATTTTTCTCTAATTATATTGTTCAAGAAGTAAGAAGCAACAATGGTATTATATCATTTAGCGTTGTCGATTGTAAACTTTTGCAgttttttaacagtttatttaatattacccagttagtttacatttatttcaattgttaatttcattttttacatttcatatttCAATTAGTTACtgtcaactttattttttacatttatctcGTTTTCATTTTAAGCTGTATTTAATAACAAAGTGATATTGGGGGGTAAAGACAATGATCAGAGGGcaaaggaaaattaatttttataaaatcgcaTGGGGTAAAAAGCAGGAGACCAAATACTAGATAATAAATACTATCAAATAAATGTGTTCAactaatattagtaaaattcatCAACTCTTTCAAATATGTTGcttttatttgtttcttatgtgcttaaaaaaataaagttggaaaactactaaaaattaaatgaaaaaattgtctttaaatccaagaaatataatttttttcctttgatagttatttaaagttatttttcccCAATTTTTAAAACGGTGGAATTATCAAAAGTGAttttaagttattgtaaaacatTAATTGTATCATTTAAGGTTTGCATTTTAATTACATTCCTGGATATATTTAGAGGAacgcttagaaaaaaaaaaaaaacatttttcgaataaaGGATTCTGCAATGTAAGATAATAAGAAAACTTGCAAGAAAAACTGAAgattttataagttttctaATTATCTTACATTGCAGAAATCTTTATTAGAGTCTAGGGTAAGCtgcgtttaattttttttcaggcaGACTTTCTGATACAGAGAAAAACGTTGTTTTTTAAAGTGTTCCTCTAAATATTTTCAGCAGTGTATTCTCGattcatcaaaataaaccaTTCAAAAGCACTTTCGGTATATTCCATTATTATGTAGCGTTGAATAAATTCCTAAAATCCTAATGATTTAGCCATTAGTTATTGTAGATTCATAATCGTAattagaattataaaattagtaaaatgcaatttaataaatacattttttaatataaaaactacaaattaaTTCTAAAGGCCTGTGCATGCTTTGGAACGACTTACAGCGTGTaagtatttatgtaattaaCCATTTTCATAATTCACATATCTATTATTTCCTAGACACATTCCGTAGTTGCTTTTTGCTATGCactctaaattattttaagtaaaaaattcatttttaataatgatgGGCCCCATAAATgtccaataattttttagtattgcTATAGCCGAGGATTTTTCGGTATTTCTTGCTTACAGACTTACAGAAACAGCTCGGCTACTTAAGAATGTCAAAAGTGTTTTTATGCGTCGATCAACTACACGTATTAATCTAGAAATGGAATTATCGcgtaagtattttatttcaacaaaaaaccAGCGCCTAAtgcaaacaaagttttttttttggttttgaaccAAATcaaggatatttttttttgtaaataacaattctttttttataaaaaatcaaaaaagttcCTGCATGTATATAAAGTTTTAGAGTCATTGCTTGCAGTTTTATACCCACAATTGGTGGAtgtcttattttaaaatgattatcaattttgttatatatactGTAGAAAACGCAACAACTGGTGATTGAAAAAACTGAAGATTTTAATtatatcgagctaaaatttttgCTTGGAAAATGCTTTTATGTTCCAAAGGTGTAGCGAATTAACTTAGTTTACTGcttgaataaaattgataattattttcttatacatCCCATTCTATCCTGAGAGCTAGGCTGCGTAGAAGATAAATTTCtagaagataaaaatttttttaaacgtctaAATTTTACTTTGACTGCCACGAGAGTGATCTGTTTTAATTTATGCATAGGAGTGATTCTTCAGGAAATCGTTACTTAAAGAAAAGTTATGTCCAAATAGACTTGAATTGGTGACCTTGACATTCAGTAGTAGAAGAAGTCAAAGCATGCTAAAAactcttgttgaaaatattttttcgtaaaccgcATAAAGAAATTGAATTCAAAAACTTGAAATCTATTATTGCATGGAAATTTGGTTTTCAATAATGGAAAAAGAAAGAGACTGATCCTGAAGGCCAACAACAATTGCAGACACTCCTTCCGATCGTATCAAACTTTTCTTTAAGTACCTAAGGCTTTCCTGAACTTTTATTCACTTGAATGGATTGCAAAGTCTCGCccagtatatataaatatgctTCAAACGACGATCTATGAATATATTCGagatgaatttttgaatttcatccGACAGCAACTGAGATTTGATATAGAATCAATTTTATGAGATGTTAGGAGTATGTAAAAAAGTTACCGCTTCTTTAAGGCAGCCAGCTCTTAGAATACATCCTgagttcaaaatattaattgaaattttctttgctAGATGGATTTGCATTTTCTCAAGAAGAAGGTGCGTCAGTATCTCAAACCGATGTAATTCGTGCATATGACACGAATGTACCGAAACCTGAAGGAATGTAGGGTAAATTTTAATAgtacttatttaaatatacaaaacccCGATTGAAAAGAATCgcttataatgaaaatattgaatgttTCAATATTgtcagcaaaattaaaaaaggtttataaAATGGTCAACACCTCAAATTTATTAAGTCTCCTAAAatcgattattatttttcgatgaCATGAATATTTGTTGTGCCTTTTTTTAtctatcaattaataaaaagtaatcaaGTACGACGTTAACAAGAAAACCAATGATTTTAagcttttgttttttacaaagaTGAGGTGTTATTTGAAGTGATGGAAAGTTTCTTAATGACGGCGAGCAAGGccgcaaattaaataaaaagtgtgaTATTTGATCCCTCACTCTATTtttgaatatcatttttaacgatattcgtctttaattataataaaattttaacgctATTAAAATACGGTCATTTAAGTGTGTAATTAATTGAAgcctagaataatttttatgaattttccaTATTCATACATACGTAACAATTTTTGAAAGCATAATtaaagaccaaaaaaaaaaaaaaaaataataactgaactgaaatttaaaaagaaatttgaaactgataaattgtaaattaataaattatttttgttgtatttcaaATTAGGGTTGTCTTATTCTTTGTATAATTTCGAATCTAGAAAAATCATCAGATACTTTGTCTGgtcacattaaaattaataaaagccgattttgggaaatttattattttggaaaagtaatagataaaattaatctATCAAAAGAAAAGGTATCAAATTGATATATCttatttaactttcttttgGTGGGCCAAACATTTCATTATAACGTTTTGTGAAGGTTCCGATATCCCGGGCCTGTTACACACATTATATAAAACAGAGAGAGTTATCtcgaaacataattttaaaaatcttgttttttcTTGAATGTGGCAAccctaaataaattttctacttaACATAAATACTAAACAACTTATTCCTTAGGattgtttcatattttgtagaaaatatttaaaaagttttctaaaatgataacaataattgaaatatatgaaatatttcaatttggaAATTACATTCAATTCCAATAAATGGCGcataaaatgggaaaaaaatcctttgttaaataaataaaatttagacatTTTGTCTGAATTTTAGGGAGAATAATTTCTCCttaaaacattcaatttttattaaaatcaaatcaaagctttttgttattctaaacaaaaattttaattatataaatttcgaaaattaaggtTGCGCTGTGCAAATATTTATAGTGGACGGTATTCAAACGGCCAAAATGTGCATAAACGGTTTTAGATTAATTGGGAAGTTTTCAATAACGGATTAAATACGTTATACGAACTAATTCGAGTCGTACTTATGACAGCTGccaaatttaaatgataattttagattcaaaattatttacttatagtAACCTGTTACAAAATGACTTTCGAAACTAAATCTTGTGATAAGATGttgaaatataatgaatttataggtttatttatagaaattttccctatttaattttttttaacacgaatacaaatattattgattccatgcaaaataattataagtgtAACATTGTAGAAACTATTAAGTAAGAAAAAATAGAtgaagatttaagaaaaaaaagaaatacacaAACAGtggaatcaaaaaattaacttaaaatagcAGATTTTTTTGTCACAACGGGAAATAATGTCTTTTAAATTTCTCTACATATCTATCGAGCAAAAATTGCTAAGGTTTAAAGAGCCTTCTTAAAAGATgagtaagagaaaaaaattatattttttattgcagcTGAAACAAaccttcaaaatttttcgattaataaatatgtataaacctCTCATTATCTTCGGATATCCACCGAATGAATGCGTAAATACATGTATAACATGCAATAACATTCAGGGCTGTTTAAGTTAGTGTTCAATTAATAATCCTTTCAAAAATCCCAATATTTTTGGCGCCGtccttataaatttaaaaaaagagctATTTTTTGAAAGCTTTAAAGACcagtcaaatataaatattacttgtgaaaccaacatttataataaatgattcggtatattttcgtttttacacttttttaatttatttaaaacagggattttcattttttatatttataaaaaaaagtctatgtattattactaaaattttgtgataaattaattattatcgatagaattcattaaatttaagtatagatttcattaatgtattttttattttcacttgggCCATTATTTTTCTAGCCATTAAATCGTAAAACACTTGTTAAGCAGCTTGCtctgtttcaattttataatttttataaaaataagaaataaataccttttttgaaaatttagaaacatttattaacttaaaattgataTAGTTTGTCTgtgatgttaaatttttttccgtaCTGCgtgtttttaatgttattttttttacaagcttttataaatgttctaaattttcaattattttcataataattttaaaaaattcaccaTAATTACATTTTCGCTACGAATCAGGTGGAAATTTTAGAAGTATGAATTATttcctattaaaaataattgatataatggTGTATTTTCATGCTGACACTTGACGCTGAGTTTGAGTGTCAAATTAGGTCATGTGGTCAGTTTAGGCCATGCGAGCTAACGAGCTAGCTTTAAGCGTATGAGGTTACATCTTAAGTTATTTGGTAGAAAGATTTGAGCAAGCTTTGGTGCCAGCTTTTTACTCAAATACAATGGTCTCAATTGTAGATATCTGGGTATTGTTGTGTCGCACTAATTGTAATTTTGACTCTGGAGAGATTTTAACGTTGTTATAACAAAACTTGCTGTAtccaattgtttaaaatttctatcgGATAATGTACCTATTTTTCTCACAATAATGAAATCTATACACTTTGCATAATGTggtttaattgttataaaattattgaatgtcataaaattaataatatatattatattaaataatcactaaaacaattatttcaatgtgcgatttttatacatttaattaaaagcaaaatgaaaaaaacttttctgttTCATTGTTTCGCCGAAAatgcttttatatttattaagtcatcgcaaaatttttatttcaaattgcattattattcaaagtttttgcaaataaatatctATGAATTAATTCAATGTtatgtcttaaaaaaaaaaaaaaaaaaaaaacaaattgtgacTTTATTAGATTATAAGCGTaaacttttatttgttttatggttTTGGAAGTGGATAAGTTTACACTGGTTTACACATAAAGTGTGCCAAACAAAACAGTTAGAATTCTACGTTGAACGTGAATATTTTGagataagttaaaattttgagagaTGGAGTTTTATGATCGATAAACACTTAATTATATAGGCACATAGGGTAATCACTTCCAGTTTAATTGACAAGTGTTtggaaactattttaaaatatattctcttGGTTTGGTCTTAGTTAGGAAATGATTGAATCATTActcaaactttatttattaatttgttaaaaatatttgaaatcattttagTACAGTCAAAATTGAAACCGatcaaggaaaatgaaataagcCGCCCCCTTTTTCTAAAACCTGGttgaatgtgtttcttaggtgtcaaatattgTTCGTAAACCATGAGTTAATTTcgcaaacatttttatttgttaattaaatgaaacggtTAATGttgacttataaaattaataaataggcaacttgtattacatatatgtgaATGTTCATCaaatacaaaacataaacaagttgcctatttattcattttttaagtcaactttaacatgaatcgtttcatttaattaacaattgtttattaacaaatagaaacatttgagCAACTAACTCATGATTTacaaatgatatttgacacctaagaaacatatattataccaggttttagcaaaaagtgagcggtttatatcattttccttcgtaagccgatttttgtaacatcttttattgtactatttcATTGTAATATGAAAATCGATTCCATATCTCATTAACCAATTAGTcagtatttataattaaaaatacactttagACACTCTGATCAAACGTGGTTTCAATAATCGCTTTTATTTATCAATCTAGACTTTGGTGGGTGGCATAATTTTGCCATAATATAGGACCGAATACCTTTTACATATTAACTCCTTGCGCGGCCCGTATGTGACCtgtttttgtgtgtgtaaaaatataaatataaaatataatgattatatTGTTCAAATTTCTGACGTTTAATGATGATTAGCGAACCTGATAATCATCTGTAACTGCTCTCGATAGTTTCACGGGCTGAGTGTAAAAATATTGCGGATTTCAATCATGGAATGTAATTGAATGtgccaattattattaaataatgcgtttcgaatatattttcaatagatATTCCGACACTTATCAGGgaaagaacaattaatattgCGATTCATAgtgcagaaaaaaaattatgtagaaatCATAGAATTATTcatgaacaaaatattattagtttagcGTACTTcttatgatttataatttttgagaaaaaaatgaaaggacaaatcacattatttttatgaacatatatttacaaaaaaaaaagagattaaACCATACGAAATACACTTATATTATGACTGAAGACATATGCATGTAATTTGACcataaaaatgatacttttataatgatttacgtgtaaaacatttgtttgttatttaaattgttaaaaaaaatgaattaaataaaatttatggataTTGAATGTTtaatgtatatgaaattttatcttattttatcaTAAGCACAGGTCAATCTAAATTACTGGATTAATCTTTAATGGGAGCAAACGCAGATTTAACTATAAAAGGTAAGTAATCTTAATGCATATCTTATTAAGTGATATGTTTTACACAGAGGTTCTCATTTGAATCTCAGGAACGAGGCGACGCGAAGTATAAtcgtaaaatattcatataataattttcgaacGTAATTTATTGATTGTACATAAATATGAGTATGATTGGCCATTCATAACTGTCGGCAATTATTAACGAGTCTCTTTTTTCAAACTTTGGGCATTAAAAATGCGCACGGTCCACGGTGCCATACTATATAGCCTCTTCGCCTAGCTTAGTGgtgaaaataatgtatattataatgaTTAGATGGGTAGGATGTTGTTGAAAATATGATGGCTAGTCCTTAATTATTAAACACTGGTCAGTTTGTTTACTGCCGAGCTAGTTCGAATGTTGTCATTTTCTTATGAGGTGActataaaaaaccaattttcttttaaaattcagGTGTCTACGAGTCAAATTATTGCAAACTATGTTGAATAATTGTTGTTTTCTGATTCAATTGAGTATACTATGGTCCAAATTAAATGAGCTGCATTAGTAATTATCGTGGTAATtatactcaaataaaaaaagatacatttaaatttctgcGTTTTGAAATGCTGTgaagttaaaaaagttttatttctatttcaaattttggggaTTTAAACATGAATAAGTTGGTAATAAAATAAACGTCAGATCAATCGTGATCCGTCTTTAAAAAAGTCTTGTATAacgataagtattttttttaggttaagtataaattaaaacataaataatagtaaaatgtttaaaaagtaagtaaattttgaaataaaaaaccatacaatcataaaatattcattaattttaatatagattTGATGAAAAAGAAAGTGTATCAGGCGtacaacaattaaaatcatctgTTCAAAAAGGTATCCGGGCTCGGCTTTTAGAATTGTATCCGTATCTTGAAGGATATATAGATGGgattttaccaaaaaaggaTACATTTAGAATTGTTAaatggtattttatttatatacaatatataaatttttgaacttcaatataaaaaattattttttatttcagccATGATCATATTGAAATAATGGTAAATAGTTCCggcgaattattattttttaggcaaCGGGAAGGTCCATGGATGCCtactttaaaacttttacataaatgtaaatattaatttttcgataaaatttattttataactgtcTTAAAATTTcggtgtttgtttttattttcagatcCATTTTTCTTACCTTTACAGCAAGTAGATAAAGGTGCTATTAGATTTGTATTGAGTGGAGCTAATATAATGTGCCCTGGATTGACTTCACCTGGTGCAAAAATGACGCCTGTGCCTAAAGGCACCGTTGTGGtatccttttttattatttagtttttaaaatgttatgtttTTGCTAATAGTACTTTACAGaatcaattaaaatgttttccttagttaaaaaatttaaggcgATTATGGCAGAAGGTAAACAACATGCTTTAGCAGTTGGTATTACTTCACTTTCTACGGAGGATATGTAAGTTTATGtttaatttcataaacaaatttttttttttcgatgttttttGGATTATATCAGTTTTTAAGAAGACcccaaaaacatttaaatttagtttatttgatGAATTGCATTCGAGATATCGCCGAACATTTGTCCAATGTGCAAATGaacatgatttttgtattttttgagtcaaaatttatGTTCTGGTTCTGAGTTTTATCAAGTTTCGaaacaaaaagttgtttgtAATTATTCcgatttcttcaaaaatttgcaGTTTCCAATCTTGATAAAAttcagtacataaggtaattttgatccatagAACATAAAAAACGAATTCAtttgataattgaaaaatatttctgagatatcgcccAAAATTGTTAATGAAGAGTGATTTCTCAAATAGATTTCAGGAAATTCCTTCGAAATATTTATCTAATGTTCAAATGAACAGAATTTTCGTGACTTTCGGATCCCAATTactctaaaataataaacagttttttgtcatggtttttaatttcatcaatcATTTTTCAGAGCAAAAGTAAATAAGGGTGTTGGAGTAGAAAATTGTCACTATTTAAATGATGGTCTATGGCAAATGAAACCtgttaaataagtttttattttttattatatacatttttttttattataatacaattttttttaaataaaaaagaattataataaattatttatacaaaaatatttccaccattttgtttttattttcgatttaccATTTTATCACATAAATTTAGTACATCCATTAACATTGATATTTTCTCTTCAGAATATAAAAAACGATCTTGAAATTTTTCTGGCGTGATTCTCGGTTTATATTTAAAGATGTCACGTAATacagtatataataaatttatacatgttgcatttataattgatttagttgtatgattttgatatttattattatcgatGAAATTTTGCtcgaataattttgaatttaaaatttgagatATTTCGTCACTTAAATTCATGTCCCAATCAAAGAATATATGAAGATAGATGGACATAAATGTCCAAGGATCACCTTCTTCTAAgctagaaattttaattatttaaatgtaggtTTAGGGTAGTATTTGAGAATCCTTTCAGAGAATTCTTTTATCTGGAAAAAGAGGCTGTTACCAAGGTCGTGCCTACTCTATGAACAGATACattgttttttgtatgttgaattattaaaatgaattatgcTTATTTTAATATCGGTctgaatatatatacattatgttTGCCTCGAATTTTTCCAATTCTCTGAAAGAAGTCCTCGTTTATGAAAATTTCGTGGAAGAAATTGTTTTTAGGCACGTCCTTAACAACAGTTTCTTAAATTTCCAATCTGAAGTTCCTGGCTGTTCTGAAATAACTATCAAACAGGTACTATGCCTGACCCTAGATCAATACATATCTATATTTACCGGTATAAGAATTCTTGGGGAACATGATAATTAATGGCGTTCAATCTATTATCGATTATCTTGATTCGATTCACATTTTCTGATAATGTTTTTTTCGCTTTAGCAGACATTTTGATGtgaaatatatagtttttcaattaaattccgTAAAACTTCAAAATTGTTTGTAGTGTAATAAAATTACACTAGTTTACATGGTTATTTtccttcaaatgaaaaatgttttccataaccattttttatttaaaaaaaagcctaTGCTTTGGGAAAAGTTGAGAAAAACGGagaataaatgattaaaattccAGGTTTTATATAAAGTTACGAATTATAGCCAATAGTATCATTTTCGCCAGtttcaaattaatcttaaacGAAGATCTcgtgaaaattgaataaaaagccTGCTTAAACGTAATATCTCAATAACCATAATTCGAAATGCATTAGACAGCGGCattgtttagaaaattaagtttatttgaaTACATTGTCTGTTTCAAGATACACTATTAGCTTATTTAAGTACATTATTAgcttattaaatgttaaatttgattccTTTAAAGCTGATATCTCGAGAACCGTAATTCAAAGCTGATATGTGGCTCAACGTATAGGTCAATCTATCTTAGGAGTTAATATATGCTATAAACTAGTTGATAGGCTTATCAAAATCAAAGAATCGTAGAATCATAtgagtttattaataatatattataattttatttttacaaagaaatacAATCAATCTATCGCTAATcacatttttgttaatttttctttcttcgacgtttgaaaattaatatattagaaattaaaattaaaatcatacttaaaataaaaataacatttttacaattttataaacccCGTAATTTGGACTCCATTTACTTCAACAGTTTGGAAGATAGCTTAGTTTATGTGTTGTTAATTTAATGTGTTTTCATCTGATAATGATTTTTCTTCAGTATGTGTTTGTTAA
The Chrysoperla carnea chromosome 4, inChrCarn1.1, whole genome shotgun sequence genome window above contains:
- the LOC123298381 gene encoding malignant T-cell-amplified sequence 1 homolog gives rise to the protein MFKKFDEKESVSGVQQLKSSVQKGIRARLLELYPYLEGYIDGILPKKDTFRIVKCHDHIEIMVNSSGELLFFRQREGPWMPTLKLLHKYPFFLPLQQVDKGAIRFVLSGANIMCPGLTSPGAKMTPVPKGTVVAIMAEGKQHALAVGITSLSTEDIAKVNKGVGVENCHYLNDGLWQMKPVK